CCGTCGCCATCGGCATGTCGGTGTGGCGCGCGCGTGAGTTGAAGAACGCCGAGACCTACGGGTCGGCGCGCTGGGCGACCGGGCGCGAGGTTCGCGGTGCCGGGCTGCTCGGGCCTAACGGCGTCGTGCTCGGCAGGCTCGCGCGCGACTATCTCCGCCATGACGGCCCCGAGCATGTGCTGTGCTTCGCCCCGACCCGTTCGGGCAAAGGCGTGGGTCTGGTCGTTCCGTCGCTGCTGACCTGGCCGGCATCGGCGATAGTGCATGACATCAAGGGCGAGAACTGGACGCTGACCGCCGGTTTCCGCGCGCGGCACGGCCGCGTGCTGCTGTTCGATCCGACCAATTCGGAGTCGGCCGCCTACAACCCGTTGCTGGAGGTGCGGCGCGGCCAATGGGAGGTGCGAGACGTGCAGAATGTCGCCGACGTGCTGGTCGATCCCGAAGGATCGCTGGAGCGGCGGAACCATTGGGAGAAGACATCGCACTCGCTGCTGGTCGGCGCGATCCTCCATGTCCTGTATGCCGAGGCCGATAAGACGCTGGCTGGGGTGGCATCGTTCCTCTCCGATCCGTCGCGCACGATTGAGCAGACGCTGGCCGCGATGATGGCGACGCCGCACCTAGGCGAAGCCGGCGTGCATCCCGTCGTCGCCTCTGCCGCCCGCGAGCTGCTGAACAAATCGGACAACGAGCGATCGGGCGTGCTCAGCACCGCCATGTCGTTCCTCGGGCTCTACCGCGATCCTGTCGTCGCGCAGGTCACGCGGGCGTGCCAATGGCGCATATCGGATCTGGTGGAGGGCGAGCGGCCGGCGACGCTCTATCTGGTCGTGCCGCCCAGCGACATCTCGCGCACCAAGCCGCTGATCCGCCTCATCCTCAACCAGATCGGGCGGCGGCTGACTGAGGAGCTGACGCCCAAGGGCAATCGCCATCGCGTGTTGTTGATGCTCGATGAGTTTCCCGCGCTCGGCCGCCTCGACTTCTTCGAGTCCGCCCTGGCATTCATGGCGGGGTATGGCCTCAAGGCGTTTCTGATCGCGCAGTCGCTCAATCAGATCGAGAAGGCTTACGGCCCGAACAACGCGATCCTCGACAACTGCCATGTCCGGGTGAGCTTCGCCACCAACGACGAGCGCACCGCCAAGCGGGTGTCGGACGCACTCGGCACCGCGACCGAGATGCGGGCGATGAAGAACTACGCCGGGCACCGCCTGTCGCCGTGGCTCGGGCATTTGATGGTGTCGCGGTCGGAGACCGCCCGCCAGCTCCTCACGCCGGGCGAAGTCATGCAGCTCCCGCCTGACGACGAGATCGTCATGGTCGCGGGCGTCCACCCGATCCGGGCGAAGAAGGCGCGCTACTTTCAGGACCACCGCCTGGCCGAGCGGATCACGGATGCGCCCAAGCCGATTGCAGGCGCGGCACGTCCCGATGACTGGACCGGCCGCGCTGCCGCAGCCGACCCGGCCGACGTGGCGCGGATCGTGCGGGCGGAGGAGGACGCGGCCAATGGCGGCCTGCGCCGCGAACCGGAGCTGCCTGAGCATGTGGCCATTGCGCCCAAGACATCGCCGCCACCGGCGCAGGAATTTGCGATCGTCGATGACGAGCAGGACGACGCGGCCCGGCAAGCGGCTGTCCGTCGCCGAATGCAGAGCCTTGCGCGGCAGGCGTCGCTCGACCCCGGCGACGGCATCGAGCTGTAGGAGACCGCCATGCGGACCCGGCTCAACGTCTATTTCCCGCCAGCGCTCGCCAAGCAGGTTGACGAGCTGGCGATCCGTCGCCGTATCTCCCGCTCGGCGATCGTGGAGGCGGCGGTCGCCTCCTACCTCTCGCCGGATGGCGCCGACCGCATGGAGGCGGCGTTCGCTCGACGGCTCGATCGCTTGTCGCGTCAGGTACAGCGGCTGGAGCGCGACACCGGACTCACGATTGAGGCACTGACATTGTTCGTGCGGTTCTGGCTGACGGTGACGCCGCCATTGTCCGACGAGGATCAAGCGGCCGCGCAAGTGAAGGGGCGTAAGCGCTACGAAGGTTTCGTCGAGACGCTCGGCCGGCGCTTCGCCAGCGGCAAGAGCTTGATAGACGAGATACCGGAAGATGTCTGGCCGCGTTCGCGTCGTCCGAGTCGGACTGAATAGACACGCCAACGACCCGCTAGTCGAAAAGCAATTCCGCCGCCGGCAACGTATCTGCCGCCCCCTCTACTACGCCCGCAAGTAGCTGTTGCAGCGGAAGTATTTGTGCGTCTCTTGCTGTGCCCCGACAGCCGGGCGGCGGTTCGCCCGGCCCTTCGTAGGGGCCAGTTCTTTGACCGTTCATCCGATCCGATCCGAGGCCAAAACGCGCGGCGCGCGGATGCTGCGCACCGCGCTCGGGCCGTCGATCGCGGCATGGCTGGACGACCCGGCCGTGATCGAGGTGATGCTGAATCCGGACGGGCGGTTGTGGCTCGATCGGCTCGGCGAAGGCGTCAGCGATACCGGCGAGACGCTGACCGCCGCCGATGGCGAACGCATCGTGCGCCTGGTCGCGCATCATGTCGGCGTCGAGGTTCATGCTCGCAGCCCCCGCGTGTCGGCCGAGCTGCCGGAGGGTGGCGAACGATTCGAAGGCTTGCTGCCGCCCGTCGTTGCGGCTCCCGCCTTCGCTATCCGCAAGCCCGCCGTCGCGGTGTTTACGCTCGACGACTATGCGGCGGCTGGGATCATGTCGCCGGCCGAGGCCGCAGCGCTGCGCGATGGCGTAGCGGCCCGCGCGAACATCCTCGTCGCGGGCGGCACCGGCAGCGGCAAGACCACGCTCGTCAACGCGCTACTTGCCGAAGTCGCCAAGACCACCGACCGCATCGTTCTGATCGAGGACACGCGCGAGCTGCAATGCGCCGCGCCCAACCTCGTCGCCATGCGGACGAAGGACGGCGTGGTGTCGCTGTCCGAGCTGGTCCGCTCGTCGCTGCGGCTCAGGCCGGATCGCATCCCGATCGGGGAGGTGCGCGGCGCCGAGGCGCTCGACCTCATCAAAGCCTGGGGCACCGGCCATCCGGGCGGCATCGGCACCATTCACGCCGGCACCGCCCTTGGTGCGCTCCGCCGCATGGAGCAGCTCGTTCAAGAGGCTGTCGTTACGGTCCCTCGCGCGCTGATCGCCGAGACAATCGACCTGATCGCCGTGCTGGTCCGTGACGCGCATGGCCGGCGTCTCGCCGAGCTGGCCCGCGTCGAAGGACTCGACGCCGCGACCGGCGACTACCGCCTTACCCCGCTTCCCAAACCCCAGCCCGGAGACCTGCCATGATCCATGCCATTCGGCATGGCGCGCGTCGCGCCATGCTCGCCACCACCGCCAGCGTCGTCGCGCTGACCTTTGCCGTTCCGGCCCACGCGGGCGGATCGTCGATGCCGTGGGAAGCGCCGCTGCAAAGCATCCTCGAAAGCATCGAGGGGCCGGTGGCCAAAATCGTCGCGGTCATCATCATCATCGTGACCGGCCTAACGCTGGCCTTCGGCGATACTTCCGGCGGTTTCCGCCGGCTGATCCAGATCGTGTTCGGCCTCAGCATCGCCTTCGCCGCGTCGAGCTTCTTCCTGTCGTTCTTCTCGTTCGGCGGCGGGGCGCTGGTCTGATGCAGGACGCAGCCGAGCCGATCGCGGGTTTCTATGCCCCCGTCCACCGGGCGCTGACCGAGCCGATTTTGCTCGGCGGCGCCCCCCGGTCGCTCGCCATCGTCAACGGGACGCTGGCCGGCGCGATCGGGCTCGGCCTGCGTCTCTGGATCGCCGGCCTCGTCATTTGGGCGATCGGCCACGCGCTTTCCGTATGGGTTGCACGGCGCGATCCGCAGTTCGTGGACGTGGCCCGGCGCCATCTCCGCTTCCCGACATGGATGCAGCCATGATGAGCTTGCGCGAATATCGCAGCAAAGCCGCGCACCTTGCGGACTTCCTGCCCTGGGCCGCGTTGGTCGGCGAAGGCGTCGTGCTCAACAAGGACGGGTCGTTCCAGCGCACTGCACGCTTCCGTGGCCCTGATCTGGACAGTGCGACGCCGGCCGAGCTGGTGGCGACCACCTCACGGCTCAACAATTCGCTTCGCCGGCTCGGTTCGGGCTGGGCGATCTTCGTCGAAGCCCAGCGGACGCCCGCGCTGGACTATCCCGAGGATGATTTCCCCGATCCCGTGTCGGCGCTGGTCGATATGGAACGGCGCGAACAGTTCCGTGAGGAAGGCGCGCATTTCGAGAGCGCCTATTTCCTGACGTTGCTGTGGATGCCGCCGGCCGAGGAAGCCGCGCGGGCCGAAGGCTGGCTATACGAGGGCCGGTCCACCACCGGCGTCGATCCGTGGGAGCTGCTCAAAGGCTTCACCGATCGCAGCGACCGCGTGCTCAATTTGGTCGAGGGTTTCGTGCCCGAGGTCCGCTGGCTCGATGACGGCGAGACGCTGACCTACCTCCATTCGACGATTTCGACGCGGCGACAGCGTGTGCGCGTGCCGGAAACCCCGATGCACCTCGACGCGCTGCTCGCCGATGAGCCGTTGACCGGCGGGCTGGAGCCTTGCCTGGGCGACCATCATCTCCGCACGCTCACCATTACCGGCTTTCCCAGCTCGACGTTTCCGGGGCTGCTCGACGAGCTGAACCGGCTGGCGTTCGGCTATCGCTGGTCCACGCGCGCGATCATGCTCGACAAGATCGACGCGACCAAGCTGCTTACCCGCATTCGTCGCCAGTGGTTCGCCAAGCGCAAATCCGTCGCCGCCATCTTGAAGGAGGTGATGACCAACGAGGCGAGCACGCTGC
The sequence above is drawn from the Rhizorhabdus dicambivorans genome and encodes:
- a CDS encoding VirB3 family type IV secretion system protein, which encodes MQDAAEPIAGFYAPVHRALTEPILLGGAPRSLAIVNGTLAGAIGLGLRLWIAGLVIWAIGHALSVWVARRDPQFVDVARRHLRFPTWMQP
- the trbB gene encoding P-type conjugative transfer ATPase TrbB, translated to MTVHPIRSEAKTRGARMLRTALGPSIAAWLDDPAVIEVMLNPDGRLWLDRLGEGVSDTGETLTAADGERIVRLVAHHVGVEVHARSPRVSAELPEGGERFEGLLPPVVAAPAFAIRKPAVAVFTLDDYAAAGIMSPAEAAALRDGVAARANILVAGGTGSGKTTLVNALLAEVAKTTDRIVLIEDTRELQCAAPNLVAMRTKDGVVSLSELVRSSLRLRPDRIPIGEVRGAEALDLIKAWGTGHPGGIGTIHAGTALGALRRMEQLVQEAVVTVPRALIAETIDLIAVLVRDAHGRRLAELARVEGLDAATGDYRLTPLPKPQPGDLP
- a CDS encoding ribbon-helix-helix domain-containing protein, whose translation is MRTRLNVYFPPALAKQVDELAIRRRISRSAIVEAAVASYLSPDGADRMEAAFARRLDRLSRQVQRLERDTGLTIEALTLFVRFWLTVTPPLSDEDQAAAQVKGRKRYEGFVETLGRRFASGKSLIDEIPEDVWPRSRRPSRTE
- a CDS encoding TrbC/VirB2 family protein, producing the protein MIHAIRHGARRAMLATTASVVALTFAVPAHAGGSSMPWEAPLQSILESIEGPVAKIVAVIIIIVTGLTLAFGDTSGGFRRLIQIVFGLSIAFAASSFFLSFFSFGGGALV
- a CDS encoding conjugal transfer protein TraG, producing MAATKILWGQIIIVFLIVLAGVWGATQWTAAALAYQPELGPPWVVAFGWRIYPPPAFFWWWFSFDAYAPDTFKTGAFIAASGGFASIAVAIGMSVWRARELKNAETYGSARWATGREVRGAGLLGPNGVVLGRLARDYLRHDGPEHVLCFAPTRSGKGVGLVVPSLLTWPASAIVHDIKGENWTLTAGFRARHGRVLLFDPTNSESAAYNPLLEVRRGQWEVRDVQNVADVLVDPEGSLERRNHWEKTSHSLLVGAILHVLYAEADKTLAGVASFLSDPSRTIEQTLAAMMATPHLGEAGVHPVVASAARELLNKSDNERSGVLSTAMSFLGLYRDPVVAQVTRACQWRISDLVEGERPATLYLVVPPSDISRTKPLIRLILNQIGRRLTEELTPKGNRHRVLLMLDEFPALGRLDFFESALAFMAGYGLKAFLIAQSLNQIEKAYGPNNAILDNCHVRVSFATNDERTAKRVSDALGTATEMRAMKNYAGHRLSPWLGHLMVSRSETARQLLTPGEVMQLPPDDEIVMVAGVHPIRAKKARYFQDHRLAERITDAPKPIAGAARPDDWTGRAAAADPADVARIVRAEEDAANGGLRREPELPEHVAIAPKTSPPPAQEFAIVDDEQDDAARQAAVRRRMQSLARQASLDPGDGIEL